From a region of the Drosophila virilis strain 15010-1051.87 chromosome 3, Dvir_AGI_RSII-ME, whole genome shotgun sequence genome:
- the skl gene encoding uncharacterized protein skl: protein MAIPFYEDEAVAAASAAAATTLESSQITDGDQVDGPAYASDAGFDQVDYEEPSGATSNSQTTSTETEAPPSTEEQLLAWKMLALAMCKVLKQFYLQHKKQQQAGKSTKLTATVQIQPQAQ from the coding sequence ATGGCCATTCCCTTCTACGAAGATGAGGCTGTCGCGGCAGCatcagcggcggcagcgactACCTTAGAGTCCAGCCAAATTACCGACGGCGATCAGGTGGATGGTCCTGCCTATGCCAGCGATGCAGGCTTCGATCAGGTGGACTACGAGGAGCCATCGGGAGCAACAAGTAACAGTCAAACGACATCCACTGAAACCGAGGCGCCACCTAGCACGGAGGAGCAGTTGCTGGCCTGGAAAATGCTCGCTCTGGCCATGTGCAAAGTGCTTAAACAGTTCTATCTGCAGCACAAGAAGCAACAACAGGCCGGCAAGTCCACCAAACTGACAGCCACCGTGCAGATTCAGCCGCAAGCGCAGTAA